In Rhea pennata isolate bPtePen1 chromosome 20, bPtePen1.pri, whole genome shotgun sequence, a single window of DNA contains:
- the LOC134149287 gene encoding C-C motif chemokine 5-like isoform X2: MNISAVAVSILLIATLFSQASSGPIGADTTVCCFSYALRKLPQSHVKDYFYTSSKCSQPAVVAVTPPCLSLQFHHQEESAGLC; this comes from the exons ATGAATATCTCTGCAGTGGCGGTCTCCATCCTCCTCATTGCTACCCTCTTTTCTCAGGCCTCTTCGGGTCCAA TTGGTGCTGACACCACTGTGTGCTGCTTCAGCTATGCCTTACGGAAGCTCCCTCAGAGTCATGTGAAGGACTATTTCTACACCAGCAGCAAGTGCTCACAGCCAGCGGTTGT GGCTGTAACACCTCCCTGCCTCTCCTTACAGTTTCATCACCAGGAAGAATCGGCAGGTCTGTGCTAA
- the LOC134149287 gene encoding C-C motif chemokine 5-like isoform X1: MNISAVAVSILLIATLFSQASSGPIGADTTVCCFSYALRKLPQSHVKDYFYTSSKCSQPAVVFITRKNRQVCANPDARWVKEYVNYLELQ; encoded by the exons ATGAATATCTCTGCAGTGGCGGTCTCCATCCTCCTCATTGCTACCCTCTTTTCTCAGGCCTCTTCGGGTCCAA TTGGTGCTGACACCACTGTGTGCTGCTTCAGCTATGCCTTACGGAAGCTCCCTCAGAGTCATGTGAAGGACTATTTCTACACCAGCAGCAAGTGCTCACAGCCAGCGGTTGT TTTCATCACCAGGAAGAATCGGCAGGTCTGTGCTAATCCTGATGCCAGGTGGGTGAAGGAATATGTGAACTACCTGGAGCTGCAGTGA